The Mustela nigripes isolate SB6536 chromosome 11, MUSNIG.SB6536, whole genome shotgun sequence genomic interval CCTTGGCCGGGGTGAGGGTTCAGAAAGTCCTCACACCTCTTCCTCACTGTTTAAACCTCACGGCCTGGGATCTGGTGGTGTGGATGAGCCCTGTTTTGGGGTAGGGTTCTGGTGAGGTCATgatggggctggggggtggggaagggttcTCTCTGGTTCCTGTATGGGGAGAGGGCCCTGGGAGCCCCGTGGCAGCTTCCTGGGAAAGCAGCATCCCCTTTCCCAGGGGCTCAGCGGGCCAGCgggagggggcggcgggggccATGGGTTTTGTTTGGCCGCGGGGCCGTTAGGATTCCCAGCACCCAGCGGCTCTCACGCCGGCCGCTTGGGCAAGGTAACAAAGCCCCTTTCTCCAACGGAGAAAGGCGTCCGGCCTCTTGTGCACAGCTATGCGCTCCATGGGAACCGCCACTGGCGTGCTGACCACTCAGGTTGCCTGGTGATGAGGGGGCCGACGGGCCCCCCCATCCCTGACTGACAGCCCTTGTGGGGCACCAGGCTGGAGCCCGGCACCCTGCCCCCCAGGACTCTGCCTCCCTGCCCGGTGACCTTTGGCAGCATTCAGCTCCTGCTGGGCCACCACCAGCTCTGAGCACCTCTCATCTTGGATTTGGGGGGCATTCTCCAGCAGAAGGGATGTGGTCCAGGGGTCTTGGGTACCAGTCCCAGCCGAGGTGGATAATCCTGGGCAGACCTGAGGACTTTCTGACCCCTGGTGTCTTCATCTCTGGCCAGGGACCAGCAAAACCTGGAGGTGGAGGGAATGAGCCCAGCAGTTACGCAGGGTCGGGGTGGGGTCTGTCATTCCCCTGGGCCCCGAGGTCCCTGTTGAAGGGCCACTCAGATTTCCTTCTTGCTGGCTAAACCCACCCAGGAGAGGCTGCGTCTGCCCCGGGCATCAGCTCATGTGTCACAGCAAGCCAGAGCCCTGCACAtcgtgttggggggagggggtccctgAAACTATCCCGACCAAGAGCCCTCCTCTCCCAGTCCTGTGCGTGGTGATTCAGACCCAGTCTGATGGAGGAGGAGATGCAGAGGAGTCAGGGCTTTGGTGGGGGAAATCCAGAAAGACTGTGCAAGCTGAGAGTGGGCATCTGACCCACGTGGAGGTTCgggggacttcctggaggaggtgccaTTTGAGCTAGACTGACAGTACTGACATGGGGCATGTGTTAGAAACTTCCAGCAATTAAGGTGatgatggggaggagggaaggcaggggcgggggttggTCAACAGGGTCCACACTGTGACAGTACTTAAAGTCCAGGATGAGGGGCTGGACCTTtggccttcccccacccctcccaggagCAGGCCAGGCTGCTGCGGCTGCCACCACAGTGGCCACAATTGCTGGGGGAGAGCTTGGCATCCTGTGTTTCTTCGAATCGCAGCTCCAGGAACAATGCCGCTTCCTGTGGgtgtccccccacacccccgcccgcTCTGGGCCAGCCCTGCCGCCCTTGCTGccctgttcttcctcctccagcctcatcgttggggaagtggggaggaggctgtggtggtgggagggtgggagcGGGAGGGGTTTCAGGCCCCGGAAGGTGCTTGGGTCTAGACTAGCACCACGTCTGCCGCAGGGTATGACCACAGGCTGGAGGCCGCCCCTCTCTGGTCCCCAGTGTCCTCACTGTCCACTCAGGTAGTAATGGTGCCCGTCTCTCAGGGCTGTTAGGGAGACCAAAGAAGGGAGGGGGTCTCAGTGCTTTGCTCTGGGTACAGATGAGTTTTTGTGATGCCCATTCGACAGAGGGGGATACCGAGGCCCTGAACCACCAGGCAGCCTGTCGCCTCCTCTGCTGGTTGCTCTAATAAGGGAGGCCAGGCACTCTGTACCCTCACAGCCCCACCCTGCCTCGCACTCCTCTCCAGGCGGCCCGCCTGGCTCTTCCCCTAGCCGAACAAAGGTGACTTTAATCTCCATAGCCTTGGGCTGGGTTTTTAGGGCACCACCAAAGCGCGGGAGAACAGGCCCCGCTTGATCTCATTAAGaaagcattttccttttaatcCAGCGACGGCAGTGGCGCGTCTGCACTGGCCGGCCTCTGCCTCCCACAGCATTCCTGGGCTGCGAGGCTGAGgagtgggtggggggctgggtgcgAGTCCGTGCGTGCGGGCTGCCTTGGGGTGCCTGCAGGGTTCTGGAAGGAGGGGGTGCGTGTATGGAGAGGGTGTCCACGGGGCCTGTTCCTTCTCCATGCTAAGCCTGTGATCAGCAGCTTATGGCTTCACCTGCGTGTGTGCTCCGGTCTGGGGTCAGGATGGCCAAGGAGCCAGGGCTGCCTGAAGGAGGGTGGGGACCCCAGGTGGGTCTCCCCGGTTCCCGGGTATGAACTGTGCTCTGGGCTTGCACGTGCTGGATCCTCCCTTGGACCCGTAAAAGGAAATTGAGGTCTGGTGGGCATGGATGTGGGTGGGGGGTCTCCTGCTGCCTGTGCTCAGAGTACCCGCCCCCCACCAGGCCCCAGGGTTTGCATTCAGCCTTGCCTGGGTGCGCTGGGTGGCACGCGCTGGGCGggccaggcagaggaaggaacatTCCTCCCCGTGTGCTGACGGGCCCAGGCGGGCGCCGGCAgctcctggccccgccccgcATCCCCCCCAACCACTTCCTCAGAGCGATCCTGGCAGGGGTGGCCCTGTGCTGGCACAGGTAGAACCTtgatgtggccttgggcaaggaCTGTCTGCCCACCTGGATTTCCTTGCCTGAGCagtggcgggcggggggggggggggtggtgctgggCCTCAGGGGGGCTGGGGCATCTGCAGTTTCCCGCCTCAACCCTCCTGCCAGTTGGAGCCTCCTGAGAACAGCGGTGCTTTCTTAGGCTCAGACAAGGTGACCTGGCCGGCCTACTGGTCACAGTACCGGGGGCATGGGGGCCCAGCTCTGAGGGCTGCAGTGCTgtggccccacccctgcccagcgGACCCTTCGCCTGGCCCGGCCCAGTTAACCAGGCCAGCTGTATGGTAATGGGCCGCAAGGCCACTCCTGCTTAACGCGGCCGAGTTAAGGCCAGCCCGGCGTCCCTCACTGCGTGGCCTGAGACAAAGCCGGCGGACAATGCCTGGTGATTCATCCTCCCTCCGGGCCCTTTGTCCGCTGGGGCTTGGCAGCCGCCCAGCAGAGGCCTTTGTCCCTGACTGATTGAGACTTGGCTTCCCAAAGCCGACCTCCTCcgtctgcccccccacccccacggccttctgccccctcccacagGCTGCGCGCTATGTCAATAAGGGTGTGTGCCCTGCCAGGGGCGCGGGGCGCCAGGAGCCGGTTACCTGGCGGGTGGGCGGGGCGCCCCACCTGGCTCGTGCCGGCACAGCCGCCAGGCGACCTTGGGCCCAGCTGTCGATGGCAGGGTAGGGCCTGCAGGAGTTCTGCCCACTTCTGCTTAGGCTGGGCACTTGAGACCCACTCTGTGTACctggggaaattgaggcccacGAAAGGGTGGAGAGTGGGCATGACTGAGTTGGAGTTCCTGAAGCCCCAGAGTGCCTGGCTCTGCACCCCCTCGGTGGCCTCGGGACTGGGGGACAGAGAGCTGCCTGTTTAAGGCCACGTTTCTCCTTCCAGACGTTCATTTTCACCGACGGGGATGATGAAGCCCTGGCCAGGCGCACGGGTGAGCCCTGGACTTGGGGAggtcggggtggggagggctccACTCCTGGGAAGAACTGTCCCCTCCCCAGTCCCCTGCAGAGAGGTCTTGGAGGCCACGGGCCAGAGAAGGCCCTTTACTCAACCGGTTTGCTCATGCCCCGCCCCGCCACTGGGGGGGGGCACCCAATTCTCATGCAAATGAAGTCCTTTCAGCTCCCAGGGCCCTTTGAGCTGATGTGGCGGCAACAGGTGGCCGGTGCTGGGAAAAAGCCGCCTGAATGGGCAGGGGCGGGCCGGGGTTGCCCTGGAGGGGGTTGGGCTGGGGGGGTGCGCTGCTGTGATCACTAGGCCGTGGGCcctgggccggggaggggggcagcGGGAGGAGGCCGCTGCAGGGCACAGCTCGGACCCAGGGCGCCCTGGGACAGTGGTCTGCTCCACCCTGCTCTGCTCTCACGGGCCAGCTCAGACCCGCTCACAGCCCCTCCCTTGCTCCCAGGCCACGTGGTCAATACCAACTGCTCAGCTGCCCACAGCCGCCAGGCGCTGTCCTGCAAGATGGCCGTGGAGTTCGACCACTTCATCGAATCAGGGAGGAAGTGAGTGCGGCCAGAGGAGCGCGCCCCCTCCCCTGGGGGTCCCCTCCCCCGCAGCCTCCCACCCTTGACGCCCTGGCCCTCTCTGCAGGTGGTTCTGCCACGTGGACGACGACAACTACGTCAACGTGAGGGCTCTGCTGCGGCTGCTGGCCAGCTACCCGCACACGCAGGACGTGTACATCGGCAAGCCCAGTCTGGACAGGCCTATCCAGGCCACGGAGAGGGTCAGCGAGAACAAGATGGTGCGTGCTCTGCCCTCAGGGGCCCGAGCCAGGTGGGCAGGGCGCCGAAGGGGTCCCCAGGACCTCGGGCGAGGGTCTCACTGTGCTCCACTCCCGCAGCGCCCCGTCCACTTCTGGTTTGCCACCGGCGGGGCTGGCTTCTGCATCAGCCGTGGGCTGGCCCTGAAGATGAGCCCATGGGCCAGGTGAGTGCCCTGGGGCCCCTGCCCAGCAACGGGTGTCCCCAGCCTCCCATGCCCAGGTGGGCTGAGTCACGGTgtttccccccccacacacctgtaCCTCCACCTCTGCTGGCTTCCCACCTGCCAGGTGCCAGACCCAGCTACCATCCGGCAGGGGCAGGATTCCTTTCTGTGCAGGCTGGGTAACCCTAGCTCTAAATTATCAGGCCAGTTCAGAGGAGGGCGCTGTGCAGGGGCTCTGGGAGGGTCGGAGCCGCTGCAGGCCGGCCTGTTGGTGTTCTGGTCCCCTCCCCTCCGAAGATTGTGCTCCTTCATCCCAGGCGGGGTTCTGCCTGTCTGTGGCTGCATCCAAGTGAGCTCCCTGTGGGCCGCCAGCGCCACCCTTGCTCATCTGTCGGGCCCTCTCCCCCTGCAGCAGGGGCCACTTCATGAGCACAGCCGAGCGGATCCGCCTGCCGGATGACTGCACCATCGGCTACATCGTGGAGGCCCTGCTGGGCGTGCCGCTCATCCGCAGCGGGCTCTTCCACTCCCACCTGGAGAACCTGCAGCAGGTGCCCGCCTCTGAGCTCCACGAGCAGGTGCGCCTCCTGGGCCGCAGGGAACCAagtggagttgggggagggggagaggggagtcaCTGTTTTAAACCGGGAAGTCAGGAAGGGCCCCACTGTTGGCTGTCCCTCAGACACCCAACCCCACCAGCGGGACCCTGCTCCAATCCTGGGGGTCACACCTACTCTGTGCCATTTGGGGCCTCTCTTGGCCCCAGCTGGTGACTCCACTAGCCTTTGCTGAAGCCCCTACCCTAGACTTCATTCCTGGGTTCTGCAGAACAGGTGGGTTGTACCACACACGCCCAGCCCCACGAAGCCCGAAGCCCGGGACTGAGGCCTTCCTTCCTGGTCTGGGGAGGGCGGAAGGCAAGGCTGTCCCCTTGCACAGAGCCCCATAGAAAGCCATGGACAGAGCTGGGGGTATGGGGGCCTCTCCTGGTCTCACCTGCCCAACCCTCCCCCCCCAGGTGACCCTCAGCTATGGCATGTTTGAGAGTAAGCGGAATGCCATCCACATGAAGGGGCCATTCTCGGTGGAGGCTGACCCATCCAGGTGAGGaagcaggcccagagagaggctGGGCCTGACATCGGGTCCCCCAAGGGTCTGCTGGGGCCAGAGGGGTGCTGTGGAGAGGGGTCTGCTGGGGCAGGTCTGCTGGGGTCAGGAGGTTGCCCTAGGTTTGGGGTTCTGCTGGGGCCAGTCTGCTGGGTCCGGTCTGTTGGGGCTGGTCTGCTTGGGCCAGGGGGATGCCCTGGGTGGGAGCATCTGGTGGGGTCGGGGGATGCCCTGGGTTGGGGTCTCTGGTGGGCCTGCTAGGGCCAGAGGGGTGCCCTGGGGGGTCTGCTGGCGCTGGGGGTTGCGCTGGGGCCGGAGGAGTGCGTTGCGGGGtctgctggggtgagggggatgcTCTGGGTGGGGGCATCTCGTGGGGCCAAGGGGGGGTGCCGTGGGGGTCTGAAGATGGGGGCTCCGCACCTCCTCCCCACACAGAcccaccccctcctctgtccccacaggTTCCGCTCCATCCACTGCCACCTGTACCCAGACACACCCTGGTGTCCCCACACCGCCGTCTTCTAGCAGCCATGGTTGAAACCCCGTCCTCGGGCGCCCCTGGTATCCAAAGGGCCCGGGGACCCGTGTAGAGCCGCCCTGGCCTTGGCATTCGAGACTCCCCCAGGGCTGTGCCTGCGTGTGCGCACCGCGTGCAGTCCGCAGAGCAGGCTGCTGGGCAGTTCCGCTCTGCTGAGGAGCAGGCGATCGTGCTGCTTGTCTGCTCCGCGGGGCCGCCGCCTCCTGAGCCCCATCCCAGCAGGATGGGCAGCAGAGGTCACCCTGCAGGCAGTTTTATTATTGCGGGGTCTCTGGGCAGCATGGGGTCAGGGGCTGCTCTGCCGGGATAGGCAGGTGCCTTTCCCTTCCTGTTCGTtgcaggctgggggctgggggacccTGTCTCTGGAGATCCCggccccccccacctccaaaccCCCAGCACAGCTGAGCCACACTCAGTGCACAGAAAGAAGCTGGGTTTAGGAGGAGTGGCCCGAGTCCCCTGTTCCTGCTGGCTCTGGACTCCGAGGGACAGCAGACAGCACCTGCGTCCTGCCAGCACCACCTCTGGCCCCCATGAAGTCCCTAGTGGCCGTGGGGTGAGGGGAGTAGGGGCTCCCCTCCTGACCGTCCTGGGTGGGTAGTCTTCCCAGTCCTCATGGTTTCTTTGTCTCCCCGTGTTGGGAAGACAGAGCTGAGCATTTCATCTCTCGAAGCAGAGAGAATGTCGCCCATAGTGGGCGTGTCTGTAAATATTTGTGACAGTAATTTTTTACTGTGCTTTTTTTTCATAAGGGGGTGGGTAAAAgggtatttttgtctgtttttcgggggggggggtggggcagggcgggtgttattttatcttttctgtggATCAGAAAAAGCAGAAGCCAAACTTGAGATAATCTTTGTTGTTCAAAGCGGTGGAAAGGCCTAGCCCCCCGGCGTATTTATGTGTCCCTGCGTGCAGACTGCCCGTGCCCCGTCCTGCACGTTACCTGTCTCCCACAGGCCCGGTGTGGCCCACCGGGCCCGTGGCGTgtgttttgtcttctgtttttctttctgcaaagACAGAGCTTGGAAAGCGACGGATAATGGAAAAGTTCTCAGGGAATTGAAGTGTGGTTGCCATGGTGACGTCCTTTGCTGTGAATAAAGGTGCTCTTTGGGGCAACCCCCTGGGGTCCTGATCTTGCTGGAAGTTGGGTCTGAGAAAGCAGGTCTGCCCTAAGGGGCTCCCAGGGGCCTGGAGGCCTGTGTGTGCTCctgtgggggaaggaaaggagggggtCTAAAGAACAGCTTGCAGGAGCCTGAGAGGCATGGCAGGTTGCAGGGCAccgtggaggggagggggggggtggctgGATCCACAGGTCTCCCCAGAGGAGCAGTCCGCCTGTGCAGACCCAGGCTTCCCCGCAGGAGGGACAGGGGCTCGCCGTCGCCCAGCCTGATCTGGCTTCAGCCCCATCACAAACCCACAAGAGGCCATATTCTTGTCCCATGATGCAGATGGCAAAACTAAGGCTCAAGAGCCAGTGACAGCCAAGGTCAGTGAcctgggctggggcggggggtgatCAAGCGCTCAAACTCAGGCCTGGTGGTCTTGGATCCTGGCCTCCCCTTGTGCCAGGGACCCCACACTCTCCTCCATGAAGGGGCTGCATGGCTGGACCGGTCCCAGAGCTGGGCCCCCAGAAGGCTGGGCAAGGATTCACACTGACCTTGTCTTCTGTCTGCTCCTCCATGCCGCTTCCTCCTCGAATGCAGCCTTGGTGGGCggcaggggtgggcaggagcTGCTGCCGCCTCAGCTGGGGACGTCCCTCAACGCCACcatctggggtgggggcagctgtgTTCCTTCTTCCTCACGCGGTGCCCGctctcctcctggcctcctgGCTCCCAGGGCCATGCACGCTGGCCGCTCTGCTCCACGATGAGCCTTCTCAGCATGTCGGAATAAAGACAGGCGCTCGCCAAgggcctccttcccccacccctgacctGTCAGGGACGTAATGCCAGTTCCATGCCCACGAGCTCCTTGCTCACATACTCAGCACCCCCGGATGCAGCGTGGAGTCAGGGATGCCCCCCGCCCCTTGCTGGTAGCTCCTTGGGCCTGGGGCAACTGGATGGGGCCTGACCCCACACCTTGGCCTTGTGCAGCCCTGAGTCAGCAGAGTGGTTTGCAGaagggctgggagggagcagcTGCCCGGGGGATGTGGGCAGTGACTGGCAATGACTGGGACGGGGTTGGGAGGTGGTGAAGGAGGAGCCCTCAGCGGTCTCAGCCCGATCCCTGTCCGGAGGGCACCCCATCGGCACCACATCTCAGCTGACGGGGCAGAGGTCATCCTCGCTGACATGTTGGGTTAAGGgagctgctggggtgggggtggggggtgccagCCACCTGCAGGCAGAGACCAGCGTCACCCGGGGTGGTCAGAGGAGCCTTCTGGCCTCGCTCCAGGGTAGACCCAGGgccccagcctccctgcagagctggtGGCCCTGAGGCACACAACGTGGCTTGgcagccctcacagggacaggtGGAGGCTGCCCCAGAGCTGGGGATGTATGTACGTGGTCAGCACCACTGGTCCAGACTGTCCCCTGTGGGGAGGAGGCACTGGGCCCTCGGAGGAGTCGTGACCTTCATCAGAGAATGGCATAAATGAGCCCCTAGGGCTCTGGACCTGGGAGGTGTCCCAGAGTGGCAACAAGCACCAGGggcccttccctcttcccaagGAGAAGGCCAGGGAGGTCAGTTCCTCctcagaaggggaagcaggtccAGGAGGGCCTTCCGGGAACTGGGCAGCCTGATTCCTCCTAACTGCTGCCCTCAGCGGGGTGAGGAAGGGGCCCTCCCCTAAGATGAGTCACAGCAGAAGCACTGACCTCTCTTTGCCCCCAGAGCAGGACTGAGGATtgtcctgcccctgcctgccctccccctgggCTAGTGGCTGGGCTAGTGGGCTGCCCAGCCCCTCCCAAACTGCCCATTGTCTGTGGGCTTTCCAGAGAAGGAGTAACACAGCAACATGGGGGCTGCTGGGAGCCCCCCGCCCCGTGCTGCCTGGTGGCTGAATGCAGAGCCAGGTTCAGGAGGGACTGAGGGGGGCGGGGTGTGTTGTGTGTGTCCTCCCTGCTCAGTTTAAACACACCTCCCTCCACCTGGGGCTATCCCAGCCGTCTGACTTCCCCCGGACCCCAGATGGGTTTCTGGAGCAGCAGCCCGAAAGGAAGGCTTGACAGAGCCGGTGGGGGAGGCTGCGGTCTGGGTCTCAGCACAGCCCTGGGCAAACTGCAGCCGTGGGATGGCCCCGGGATGCCTGGaagcctgggagggaggaggacagcAGGGGACTGGGTCACCACAACCCTTCTGTGACCTGGCCCAGACTACCTGCAGGCAACCGGGGCTTGTCCGAGGGCTCCCTTCCCTCTGGGCGTTTCAGCCCGTCCTGCCCCAGCTGGACCCAGACtgagggggtagggggatgaCCAGGGCCCGCCCCATCTTTTTGTCAGACCAACTGGACTATACTGCTGCTGCCCAGGCCCAGAATGTTCTTAGAGGTGACCCCCCCTGCCAGAGCCCCTTCTGAGCCCAGCACTTGGTCCATCACTAGGAGGAATCTAGGGGCCTGGGGGGCTCCTGTCAGCTCCCTCGAGGTGCTCGAGGTCATGTCAGCATAGAGTTGGGAGCTTAGGGCTGGGGCTGCTCTGCCCCCACATTCCCCCTACTGGCCCTGCACAGGCTTCTGGAACCACCCCTACTCAGGTGCAATCCAGCTGGGTCCTAGGGAGAGCTGGTGGTTTCTTGCCCTGCCCAAACTGACCTTCCCCAGGACCCACCCGCATCCTGGGGCAAGCCCCATTCCTGCCCTCCAATGTTCACATCAGGAACCTGAAAATTCTTACCAGTATGTGGTTCACATAACCCATGTAAGGTCAAGAGGCAAACTCTTGCCGTGGGCAGCAAGGCTGCCATCCCACGTGCTGATGCGGGGCTGGCCTGTGCATGTCCTCATGGCCTGTCCTGGTGGGATCGTTGGGTCCGCCACTCAGCAGAGCCACAGTGAGCCCCAGACCAGCAGCACTTCCATCAGGGGAACTGCTGGGAAGGCAGAATGTTCTGAGCTCCAGGCCAGGTTCCCCCGCCATCTCCCGTCCTCTGAGGACCCAGCGCCCCCTGCTGGACATCCGTCTGCCTTGCTCCTGAAAATGCTCTTTGCACCACTGGACgcaccctcctcctccctgacctcccagGGTTGGGATCACagcacctgcttcccctcccctcgaGGGGTTATGGAGGGCCCCTCCTCCCGGGGTCTGTTGGCTCCTGGCTCACAGGCGCTGTCACCTGGCTCTTGCATCCACTTCTGGTCTTTGCTGTCTGTGATCCTTCCTACACCTTTGGCCTCCttggccccagccctgcctccttggTCCCCACTGCATAGTCAGTCCCCAGATGTTGCCTGCCCCGTGACCCCActctgcctccacctccctccctcccatttcCTGACTCTGCTGGACCCCCCAGCCCCCTCACACCTCACGGGCTCGCCCTCCCCTGCTTGAAGTCCCAGGTCCAGTCAGGCCCGTGAACTCACTTTCACCTCCCTTGGTTCCTCATCCTCTCTCAGTCAAGCCTCTGGTCTCTGACCTCCTGCACCTGCCCTCTGCACCTGGTCAGCTGGACAGAAACACTGCCCTCCGGGGAGTCTCATCCTGAGTTCCAGATGGAGCCTCGGGCCCTTGGGGAGTCTCCTGTCCCCACTTTGtccctgctctctggctctcccacagccccggggcagggggctgcactttctctgcccccagcccccaccacttCCTCCGGCCTCCATAACTCCTGAGACAACCCCCACCTATGGCTGCCCAAATGCTCGGACCACTAGGCCAGCAGGGGGGTCACGCTCCTGTCTatggcagcccccacccccactgtgaCCTGAGTCCCACCCTTCTTGGTCTCAGGAACACCACTGTTGGTCCCAGACACTCTTGTCCAAAGACATCTTAGGCTCAACATGTCTAAAAGCGGACCACTGACCCCCTGATCCCAaacctgctccctccccag includes:
- the LFNG gene encoding beta-1,3-N-acetylglucosaminyltransferase lunatic fringe isoform X1, which codes for MLKRCGRRLLLALAGALLACLLVLTADPPPPPVPAERGRRALRSLAGPAGAAPAPGLEAAVAPAALAREVHSLSEYFSLLTRARRDAGPPPGGAPRPADGQPHAPAETLAPHDVFIAVKTTRKFHRARLDLLLETWISRHKEMTFIFTDGDDEALARRTGHVVNTNCSAAHSRQALSCKMAVEFDHFIESGRKWFCHVDDDNYVNVRALLRLLASYPHTQDVYIGKPSLDRPIQATERVSENKMRPVHFWFATGGAGFCISRGLALKMSPWASRGHFMSTAERIRLPDDCTIGYIVEALLGVPLIRSGLFHSHLENLQQVPASELHEQVTLSYGMFESKRNAIHMKGPFSVEADPSRFRSIHCHLYPDTPWCPHTAVF
- the LFNG gene encoding beta-1,3-N-acetylglucosaminyltransferase lunatic fringe isoform X2 gives rise to the protein MLKRCGRRLLLALAGALLACLLVLTADPPPPPVPAERGRRALRSLAGPAGAAPAPGLEAAVAPAALAREVHSLSEYFSLLTRARRDAGPPPGGAPRPADGQPHAPAETLAPHDVFIAVKTTRKFHRARLDLLLETWISRHKEMTFIFTDGDDEALARRTGHVVNTNCSAAHSRQALSCKMAVEFDHFIESGRKWFCHVDDDNYVNVRALLRLLASYPHTQDVYIGKPSLDRPIQATERVSENKMRPVHFWFATGGAGFCISRGLALKMSPWARGHFMSTAERIRLPDDCTIGYIVEALLGVPLIRSGLFHSHLENLQQVPASELHEQVTLSYGMFESKRNAIHMKGPFSVEADPSRFRSIHCHLYPDTPWCPHTAVF